A single region of the Hyalangium ruber genome encodes:
- a CDS encoding DUF1015 family protein, with protein MERWRASGAVLRDPRPALYVVELHGPAGRLSGPPVRFLLCSLRPDAAAPLEHDPYRPRSWCAEPAITLAADDHGVLRTLLAEAAERGGVVWQGAFDGARVVLRRIEPSAVSKRIQSVLDEAPMRPLAALDEQHPTLAAVVPLSDPGLQLEPIHRALKGVETFKEETFLTLVNAYARTYELDEPLTTPRGLAAARERLATLISGQHAVLLVLPEGRGKILRFRQGLDLAHLKGAPRNPTLRSLDLALLNSLVLRTVLGIKDPEAPAHPHVFPVRELESLVQGVQSGIFQAGFALNPPPVWEVRAVMEAAATLPPWTLRVEPLPPAGLLFLDPQA; from the coding sequence TTGGAGCGGTGGCGCGCCTCGGGCGCCGTCCTCCGGGATCCCCGGCCTGCCCTGTACGTCGTGGAGCTCCACGGCCCGGCAGGGAGGCTCAGCGGGCCCCCGGTCCGCTTCCTCCTGTGCTCGCTGAGGCCGGACGCGGCGGCGCCACTCGAACATGACCCGTATCGGCCGCGCTCGTGGTGCGCCGAGCCGGCGATCACCCTGGCCGCGGATGACCACGGCGTGCTGCGCACCCTGCTGGCCGAGGCCGCCGAGCGCGGCGGCGTGGTGTGGCAGGGGGCCTTCGATGGGGCGCGGGTGGTGCTGCGCCGCATCGAGCCTTCGGCGGTGTCCAAGCGCATCCAGTCCGTGCTGGATGAGGCGCCCATGCGCCCCCTGGCGGCGTTGGATGAGCAGCACCCGACGCTGGCGGCGGTCGTGCCCTTGTCGGACCCGGGGCTGCAGCTCGAGCCCATCCACCGGGCCCTCAAGGGGGTGGAGACCTTCAAGGAGGAGACGTTCCTCACGTTGGTCAACGCGTACGCGCGGACCTATGAGCTGGACGAGCCGCTGACGACGCCTCGGGGGCTGGCCGCCGCGCGCGAGCGTCTGGCCACGCTCATCAGCGGGCAGCACGCGGTGCTGCTCGTGTTGCCCGAGGGGCGGGGGAAGATCCTCCGGTTCCGGCAGGGGTTGGACCTGGCGCACCTGAAGGGAGCGCCGCGCAACCCGACCCTGCGCAGCCTGGACCTGGCGCTGCTCAACTCGCTGGTGCTGCGCACGGTGCTGGGCATCAAGGATCCCGAGGCGCCCGCGCACCCGCATGTCTTCCCGGTGCGGGAGCTGGAGTCGCTGGTGCAGGGCGTCCAGTCGGGGATCTTCCAGGCGGGCTTCGCCCTGAACCCTCCGCCGGTCTGGGAGGTGAGAGCGGTGATGGAGGCAGCCGCCACGCTCCCGCCGTGGACGCTGCGGGTCGAGCCCCTTCCTCCAGCGGGCCTCCTGTTCCTGGACCCCCAGGCATAG